The following coding sequences lie in one Armatimonadota bacterium genomic window:
- a CDS encoding DUF642 domain-containing protein: MKRLLHMGALGGLLAAASLAPAELLTNGDFESMPNWGMGVLGDSGYTALTGSQIPGWTIEAGHAATVHNTNLYPTISGTYSINMDGEGYNGVNANLYQDFMVGNGDAGTLDFDWLTWANNNADKLDVTITDLVTNSVLVHGSYSTDAGGVHHESFNFVGTGNALRLRVKEDPESHFNDNSFMVDNFSVNAVPEPASVLALAGGTLVLLRRRKRA; the protein is encoded by the coding sequence ATGAAACGACTACTTCACATGGGAGCGCTCGGGGGTTTATTGGCTGCGGCCAGCTTAGCCCCCGCTGAACTCTTGACCAATGGTGACTTCGAATCCATGCCGAATTGGGGCATGGGTGTTCTGGGCGATTCTGGCTACACCGCCCTGACGGGATCGCAGATTCCGGGTTGGACCATCGAGGCTGGACACGCGGCAACGGTTCACAACACGAACCTCTACCCGACGATCTCGGGTACCTACAGCATCAACATGGACGGCGAGGGCTACAACGGCGTCAATGCCAACCTCTATCAGGACTTTATGGTGGGTAACGGCGACGCCGGTACGCTGGATTTCGACTGGCTGACGTGGGCGAACAATAACGCCGACAAGCTCGATGTCACCATCACCGATTTGGTCACGAATTCGGTGCTCGTACACGGCAGCTACAGCACAGATGCCGGGGGAGTCCATCACGAATCGTTCAACTTTGTCGGTACTGGCAATGCTCTGCGCCTTCGCGTGAAAGAAGACCCCGAGTCGCATTTCAACGACAATTCGTTCATGGTGGACAACTTTAGCGTCAACGCCGTGCCCGAACCGGCCAGCGTGCTTGCTCTCGCGGGTGGCACGCTTGTCCTTTTGCGCCGCCGCAAACGCGCGTAG
- a CDS encoding dTMP kinase: MFVTFEGPEGAGKSTALQAVAAELRTLGREVTTTREPGGGPLGKRIRQMLLEEDAVSAETELLLFLADRANHVETIIRPALAAGHVVLCDRHADSTLVYQGYGRGLPLDFLRAGNAFATRGLVPDRTLLFDLDPSVGLARLGGREVNRLDQEPLDFHRRVREGFLTLAREEPSRFVVLDATMPPADLAAAALTAILR; this comes from the coding sequence ATGTTCGTCACTTTCGAGGGTCCCGAAGGCGCGGGCAAGAGCACTGCGCTCCAGGCCGTGGCCGCCGAACTACGAACCCTCGGACGCGAAGTGACCACCACTCGCGAACCTGGCGGCGGGCCGCTGGGCAAGCGCATCCGGCAGATGCTTTTGGAGGAAGACGCCGTCTCGGCCGAGACCGAACTTCTGCTGTTTTTGGCCGACCGGGCCAACCATGTCGAGACCATTATCCGCCCCGCGCTGGCGGCGGGGCACGTGGTGCTGTGCGACCGCCACGCCGATTCGACACTGGTGTATCAGGGCTATGGACGTGGGCTCCCGCTCGACTTTCTACGCGCCGGAAACGCGTTCGCTACTCGGGGTTTGGTTCCAGATCGCACGCTTTTGTTCGACCTCGATCCTTCGGTGGGATTGGCGCGGTTGGGAGGCAGGGAAGTCAACCGGCTCGACCAAGAGCCGCTGGACTTTCATCGCCGCGTACGCGAGGGGTTTTTGACGCTTGCTCGCGAAGAGCCGTCGCGATTTGTTGTGCTGGACGCCACCATGCCGCCCGCCGACCTGGCCGCGGCCGCGCTTACGGCAATCCTTCGATGA
- a CDS encoding polysaccharide deacetylase family protein, whose translation MRLLARMLALALPFALVVGCQKPDAPKKPDAGTKQEEVTPPKPDDPHGDPPAETDICFDAQNRRTPIIMFHDLVEKRGKDTVWYDCTTEEFKDILDKIKEDGLTVISLNDLCSHLATGKEIPEKSIVLTFDDNYQSFYDIAWPMLCERQYPATVFVHTAFVGSQQGRPKMSWDTLKELVKDPLFTVGGHTINHYEDLKDRDLETQRHELTDSKTELESKLGVKIDLLAYPNGSNGEDTQAIAREAGYKLAVTVENMPAEESPNIFAVGRYIQTRFKNAVEDCEKAADGAPADVFRMKWNKDAKVHYVDKKFAGIPLRMVIGGIPETVMSPSGRQPVKEIVEQEGGVAGINGGFFAMAAVASTDNAMVGPLKTTEMGQVAPDQSPERWPKINDRPLVIWSKDELALLPYVPAQMNKSDQYEYFMRDYTDCFMGGVWLVHKGVARTRDQQDVFGAKDIQDPRRRAFIGIMADGEFVAGTVPDSVSSSKLAEAAAEAGVQEAVLIDSGFSTSLVFNDKIKASGHSNRDHPSRPVPHAIVIKGEIDATTDDSEDLSTATSLEPETGSRRRRKR comes from the coding sequence ATGAGACTTCTCGCCCGCATGTTGGCCCTTGCTCTCCCCTTCGCGCTCGTGGTGGGGTGCCAAAAGCCAGATGCGCCGAAGAAGCCGGACGCGGGTACGAAGCAGGAAGAGGTGACGCCGCCCAAGCCGGACGATCCGCACGGCGATCCGCCCGCCGAGACGGATATCTGCTTCGATGCGCAGAACCGCCGCACTCCGATTATCATGTTTCACGATCTGGTCGAAAAGCGCGGCAAGGACACAGTTTGGTACGACTGCACAACCGAAGAATTCAAGGACATCCTGGACAAGATCAAAGAAGATGGACTGACGGTGATCTCCCTGAACGATCTGTGCAGCCATCTGGCCACCGGCAAGGAGATTCCTGAAAAGTCGATCGTACTCACCTTCGACGACAACTATCAGAGCTTTTACGACATCGCTTGGCCCATGCTTTGCGAACGTCAGTATCCAGCGACCGTGTTTGTCCACACCGCGTTTGTGGGAAGCCAGCAGGGGCGTCCCAAGATGTCTTGGGACACGCTGAAGGAACTGGTGAAGGACCCGCTGTTCACTGTCGGCGGCCACACCATCAACCACTACGAGGACCTGAAGGACCGCGACCTGGAGACCCAGCGGCATGAGCTGACCGACTCGAAAACCGAATTGGAATCCAAGCTGGGCGTGAAGATTGACCTTTTGGCGTACCCGAACGGGAGCAACGGCGAGGACACTCAAGCAATTGCGCGGGAGGCTGGCTACAAGTTGGCGGTGACGGTGGAGAACATGCCCGCTGAGGAGTCGCCGAACATCTTTGCCGTGGGGCGCTACATTCAAACGCGCTTCAAAAACGCAGTCGAAGACTGCGAAAAGGCGGCAGACGGTGCGCCTGCCGATGTGTTCCGCATGAAGTGGAACAAGGACGCCAAGGTCCATTATGTTGACAAGAAGTTCGCGGGAATTCCGCTTCGAATGGTCATCGGCGGGATACCGGAGACGGTGATGAGCCCCAGCGGACGCCAACCGGTCAAGGAGATTGTCGAGCAGGAGGGCGGCGTGGCTGGCATTAACGGCGGCTTCTTCGCCATGGCGGCGGTGGCCTCGACCGACAATGCGATGGTCGGCCCGCTGAAGACGACCGAAATGGGGCAGGTCGCCCCCGACCAATCGCCCGAACGGTGGCCAAAGATCAACGACCGCCCACTCGTGATCTGGAGCAAGGACGAGTTGGCGCTTCTGCCATACGTGCCCGCCCAGATGAACAAATCGGACCAGTACGAGTACTTCATGCGCGACTACACCGACTGCTTCATGGGCGGCGTGTGGCTGGTGCACAAGGGCGTCGCGCGCACCCGCGACCAGCAGGACGTTTTTGGCGCGAAGGATATCCAGGATCCGCGTCGGCGAGCGTTCATCGGCATCATGGCCGACGGCGAGTTCGTGGCGGGGACGGTGCCGGATTCGGTGTCGTCATCCAAGCTGGCCGAGGCTGCGGCGGAGGCGGGAGTGCAGGAGGCGGTGCTGATCGACTCGGGCTTCTCGACCTCGCTGGTGTTCAACGACAAGATCAAGGCGTCGGGCCACTCGAACCGCGACCATCCCTCGCGGCCGGTGCCGCACGCCATCGTCATCAAGGGCGAGATCGACGCGACAACCGACGACAGCGAAGACCTTTCAACCGCTACCTCGCTGGAACCCGAGACCGGCTCACGCCGACGCCGAAAGCGGTAG
- a CDS encoding flavin reductase family protein, with translation MHQTIEPSILYMGTPVVLLSTLNTDGTPNLAPISSAFWLGWRGLLGIGARSQTAENLLRTGECVLNLPSDDLVGAVDRLALTTGRNPVPEYKERRGYRHEADKFGAAGLTPVRSEIVTPPRADECPVQMEAILERVNPVAEDDPSQKGGILCLEVRIVRVHAHSSILMNGKPNHIDPDKWRPLIMSFQRFYGLGPELHDSRLATIPEASYRSPDVDRARLATLAGAR, from the coding sequence ATGCACCAAACGATCGAGCCTTCGATTCTCTACATGGGGACGCCGGTGGTCCTCCTCAGCACCCTCAACACGGACGGCACGCCCAACCTTGCCCCCATCTCGTCCGCCTTTTGGCTTGGATGGCGGGGCCTGCTCGGCATCGGCGCGCGCTCGCAAACCGCCGAAAATCTGCTTCGCACAGGAGAGTGCGTCCTCAATCTTCCGTCCGATGATCTGGTCGGCGCGGTCGATCGGCTGGCCCTCACCACCGGGCGTAATCCAGTGCCCGAGTACAAGGAGCGGCGAGGCTACCGACACGAGGCGGACAAGTTTGGGGCCGCGGGCCTGACTCCGGTACGATCCGAGATCGTCACCCCGCCTCGGGCCGACGAGTGCCCCGTGCAAATGGAGGCGATTCTGGAGCGGGTAAATCCGGTGGCCGAGGACGACCCGAGCCAAAAGGGTGGGATTCTGTGCCTGGAGGTGCGGATCGTGCGAGTCCACGCCCATTCGTCAATCCTGATGAACGGCAAGCCGAACCACATCGACCCCGACAAGTGGCGACCCCTGATCATGAGCTTTCAGCGGTTCTACGGCTTGGGCCCGGAGCTCCACGATTCGCGTCTGGCTACGATTCCCGAAGCGTCGTATCGCAGTCCCGACGTCGATCGGGCTAGACTGGCAACGTTGGCGGGTGCACGATGA
- a CDS encoding methylated-DNA--[protein]-cysteine S-methyltransferase, protein MKEEMLELARYIEANCDQALTLEALAERAGYSPFHLQRLFKSSIGVSPKEYLESCRLRRLRTGLQDQQSVSLAIVEAGFGSSSRVYEKLDTRLGMTPKQYREKGRGLAISYATTSTQLGLVMMGATDRGICFIQFGAWEQDLRGQLEREYPAATLTPMAETHRDQFELWMRALSDYLAGDLRSLDLPLDVRGTAFQLKVWKYLQTIPAGQVASYAEVAEGIGNPKAARAVASACAKNTIAIAIPCHRVIRGNGDMAGYRWGKDRKRTLLDLERKVG, encoded by the coding sequence ATGAAAGAGGAAATGCTGGAACTGGCCCGCTACATCGAGGCAAACTGCGACCAGGCGCTGACCCTCGAAGCCCTGGCCGAGCGAGCGGGCTACAGTCCGTTCCACCTTCAGCGGTTGTTCAAAAGTTCCATCGGCGTCAGCCCAAAGGAGTATCTGGAATCGTGCCGTCTGCGCCGCTTGCGGACCGGTCTGCAGGACCAGCAGTCCGTGTCGCTTGCCATCGTCGAGGCGGGGTTTGGCTCGTCCAGTCGGGTGTACGAAAAGCTGGATACGCGCCTGGGCATGACGCCCAAGCAGTACCGCGAGAAGGGGCGCGGATTGGCGATTTCGTACGCAACTACGAGCACCCAACTCGGGCTGGTCATGATGGGTGCGACCGACCGTGGCATCTGCTTCATCCAATTTGGGGCGTGGGAACAGGACCTGCGCGGCCAGCTTGAGCGGGAGTATCCGGCCGCGACGCTGACACCGATGGCCGAGACCCATCGCGACCAATTCGAGCTCTGGATGCGGGCGCTGTCCGACTATCTGGCGGGCGATCTGCGCTCGCTCGATCTGCCGCTGGATGTGCGCGGCACGGCGTTTCAGCTCAAGGTGTGGAAGTACCTGCAAACGATCCCGGCGGGGCAGGTGGCGTCATATGCCGAGGTGGCGGAGGGCATCGGAAACCCCAAAGCCGCACGAGCGGTGGCGAGCGCGTGTGCGAAAAACACAATCGCAATCGCGATTCCGTGCCATCGCGTGATTCGCGGCAACGGCGACATGGCCGGGTATCGGTGGGGCAAGGATCGCAAGCGGACGCTCTTGGATTTGGAGCGAAAAGTGGGCTGA
- a CDS encoding bifunctional phosphoglucose/phosphomannose isomerase, which produces MSVDLNSRDAVTALDPKGMLHFTEEYPNQCRHALTLVDGVSFPSGTYTAAMLTGLGGSAVGGDYVRAMFDAFGSIPFVVNRDYHLPAYVGPQTLVFATSYSGNTEETLSAYADARNAGAQIICVTSGGKLKELAQADGYPVITVPGGQPPRTALGFMLIPVLAACVKMGLLPEQDFAKAFDLLESLCKEWTVEGGNAVAKDLAKSLHGNLGIIYGLGGWQAIIANRWKGQINENAKNHVFVNAFPELNHNEILGWVKAGEQGVSKYVGMVLEDGEESAKMKKRAEVTEGLVKDLCSFQNVQAVGSNLLEKLLSLTYLGDFVSLYLAALNQVDPENIDSINILKTELSKVS; this is translated from the coding sequence ATGTCCGTTGACCTGAATTCCCGCGATGCCGTGACGGCGCTCGACCCCAAAGGCATGCTCCATTTCACCGAAGAGTATCCCAACCAATGTCGACATGCTTTAACCTTGGTTGACGGCGTCAGCTTCCCATCCGGTACCTATACTGCCGCGATGCTGACCGGCCTCGGCGGGTCGGCGGTGGGCGGCGATTACGTTCGCGCGATGTTCGATGCCTTCGGCTCGATCCCCTTCGTGGTCAACCGCGACTACCACCTTCCGGCCTACGTGGGTCCGCAGACCCTCGTGTTCGCCACCAGCTATAGCGGCAACACCGAGGAGACCCTCAGCGCCTACGCCGACGCCCGCAACGCCGGTGCCCAGATCATCTGCGTCACCAGCGGCGGCAAGCTGAAGGAACTGGCCCAGGCCGACGGCTATCCGGTCATCACCGTCCCGGGCGGACAGCCTCCGCGAACCGCGCTCGGCTTCATGCTCATCCCCGTCCTCGCCGCGTGCGTCAAGATGGGCCTCCTGCCCGAGCAGGACTTCGCCAAGGCGTTCGACCTGCTGGAGTCGCTGTGCAAGGAGTGGACGGTCGAGGGCGGCAACGCCGTCGCCAAGGACCTCGCCAAAAGCCTTCACGGCAACCTTGGCATCATCTACGGCCTCGGCGGCTGGCAAGCCATCATCGCCAACCGATGGAAGGGCCAGATCAACGAGAACGCCAAGAACCACGTCTTCGTCAACGCCTTCCCCGAACTCAATCATAACGAGATTCTGGGCTGGGTGAAGGCGGGCGAGCAGGGCGTCTCGAAGTACGTGGGCATGGTGCTGGAAGACGGCGAAGAGAGCGCAAAGATGAAGAAGCGCGCCGAGGTAACCGAGGGGTTGGTCAAGGACCTGTGTTCCTTCCAGAACGTACAAGCCGTAGGTTCAAACTTGCTCGAAAAGCTTCTCAGTCTGACCTATCTGGGCGACTTTGTCAGCCTGTATCTGGCGGCGCTGAACCAGGTCGATCCCGAGAACATCGACTCGATCAATATCCTCAAGACCGAGCTGTCGAAGGTTAGCTAA
- a CDS encoding protease has protein sequence MIFAGLLVLGAMRQDADFDPGPNPILMRNPTLSATTIVFQYAGDLWSVPREGGEAKRLTNSPGVESNPMFSPDGQTIAFTAQYDGNTDVYTMPVEGGIPKRLTAHPADDNVAGWTPDGESVLFSSSMLSNTDYPRLFTVSKNGGIPKPLPLPAGVAGSFSPDGKQIAYVPNGKWQEAWKRYRGGQTTPIWVLQLSDSTWKSVPHPNTNDSHPMWIGDDIYYMSDPTGPVGLSRYSTKSGRVSVEIPGSGFDIKSASAGPGAIVYEKLGSIQLFDLKTHQSHRVPIQIHADFPEVRTEFKDVKGQMTGYSLSPSAQRVVIAARGWIFTAPASKGDIRLLDGKQGVNRHEPTWSPDGKTLAYISDEDGPQMLALYDVATAKEKRLPLADSPGAYKNLVWSPDSKKIAYTCEKLTLNFIDIETGKNETIDRQTHRGRTEIQPAWSPDSKWLTWSRDLDNLYNAVFLYSLDSKKVTQITDGIADAENPIFDRDGKSLYFTVSTDVGLGAHFEDVSTLNAPNSTSSVYAVVLREDLPNPLQPESDEEGVKPKTDKPEKADKPGDAPKPVPFGIDLDGIEKRIIVLPMPRQGYSALEPGPTGSFFAIADAPRANAVSGGGSNTLYKFSFSDRKPVKFAENVNALQSSLDGSKLLLNQKGQLSIVPSAAPPAPGTGAIDLSGLKAKIDPRAEWRAMYHEVWAGERMLLYDPNLHGIDSVMMEKRYEPFLDNLATRDDLNYLFTDMLGELCVGHMFIRGGDRPVQKSVAGGLLGADYTFENGRYRLARIYDGERWNPSLTAPLAQPGVDAKTGEYLLAIDGKELSDAMDIYLQLEGKAGKQVKIKLGPTPDGVGSREVTVVPVANEFGLRFRAWAEDNRREVEKATAGKIGYVHVPDTGGGGFEAFLRYFYAQTQKQGLIVDDRFNHGGLVNDFMVNEMQKPLDFIDKARYGARMHDPSAAIYGPKVMLVNEMAGSGGDIFPYIFKLHKVGKLVGRRTWGAMISAYGFPLLDGGSVTAPDDAMMLATTGDWVIENEGTPPDIEVELDPYLWRQGRDAQLEAAIAEVLKQLANTRVPNPPLANFPDKSQLPPKPGKKQGGR, from the coding sequence ATGATTTTCGCCGGTTTGTTGGTTTTGGGAGCCATGCGCCAGGACGCCGATTTCGATCCGGGTCCAAATCCCATACTGATGCGGAACCCGACTTTGAGCGCGACCACCATCGTGTTCCAGTACGCGGGTGACCTCTGGTCGGTGCCGCGCGAGGGCGGCGAGGCAAAGCGCCTCACCAACTCGCCGGGTGTGGAATCGAACCCGATGTTCTCGCCCGACGGCCAAACCATCGCCTTCACCGCGCAGTACGATGGCAATACCGACGTGTACACCATGCCGGTCGAGGGCGGTATTCCCAAGCGACTGACCGCGCATCCCGCCGACGACAATGTGGCGGGGTGGACACCCGACGGCGAGAGCGTGCTGTTCTCATCGTCAATGCTCTCGAACACGGACTATCCGCGCCTGTTCACCGTCTCCAAGAACGGCGGAATCCCGAAGCCGCTTCCCCTCCCGGCGGGCGTCGCCGGCTCGTTTTCGCCCGACGGCAAGCAGATCGCCTACGTCCCAAACGGTAAATGGCAGGAGGCGTGGAAGCGGTACCGAGGCGGACAAACGACGCCGATTTGGGTTCTGCAACTATCCGATTCGACCTGGAAATCGGTGCCGCATCCCAACACTAACGACTCGCACCCGATGTGGATCGGCGATGACATTTATTACATGTCCGACCCGACCGGGCCGGTGGGGCTCAGCCGCTACAGCACCAAATCCGGGCGGGTTTCGGTCGAGATTCCGGGAAGCGGGTTCGACATCAAGTCGGCTTCGGCGGGACCGGGCGCGATCGTGTACGAAAAGCTCGGATCGATCCAGCTTTTCGATCTGAAGACCCACCAATCCCACCGCGTTCCGATCCAGATTCACGCCGACTTTCCCGAGGTTCGCACGGAATTCAAGGATGTGAAGGGCCAGATGACCGGCTACTCGCTTTCGCCGAGCGCCCAGCGTGTGGTGATCGCGGCCCGAGGCTGGATTTTCACTGCGCCCGCTAGCAAGGGGGATATTCGGCTCCTCGATGGCAAGCAGGGCGTCAATCGCCATGAACCGACGTGGTCGCCGGATGGCAAGACTTTAGCTTATATTAGCGATGAGGATGGGCCGCAAATGCTGGCTTTGTACGATGTGGCAACCGCCAAAGAAAAGCGCCTACCGTTGGCCGACAGCCCGGGTGCTTATAAAAACCTCGTTTGGTCTCCGGACAGTAAAAAGATTGCCTACACCTGCGAGAAACTGACCCTCAATTTCATCGACATCGAGACCGGCAAGAACGAGACGATCGACCGACAGACCCATCGCGGGCGAACCGAGATTCAGCCTGCGTGGTCGCCGGATTCCAAGTGGCTGACCTGGAGTCGGGACCTGGATAACCTCTACAACGCCGTCTTTTTGTACAGTTTGGACAGCAAGAAGGTGACGCAGATCACCGACGGCATTGCCGACGCAGAGAACCCAATCTTCGATCGCGACGGCAAGAGCTTGTACTTCACGGTCAGTACCGACGTCGGGCTCGGTGCGCACTTCGAAGACGTCTCGACTCTGAATGCGCCGAACTCGACGAGTTCGGTCTATGCTGTGGTCCTACGAGAGGACCTGCCGAATCCACTTCAACCCGAAAGCGACGAAGAGGGCGTCAAGCCCAAAACCGACAAACCAGAGAAGGCAGACAAGCCGGGCGATGCGCCTAAACCTGTCCCGTTTGGTATCGACCTCGACGGGATCGAGAAGCGCATCATCGTTCTGCCGATGCCGCGCCAAGGCTATTCGGCCCTCGAACCTGGACCGACGGGATCGTTCTTCGCCATCGCCGATGCACCGCGCGCCAACGCGGTTTCGGGCGGCGGAAGCAACACGCTCTATAAGTTCAGCTTCAGCGACCGAAAGCCGGTCAAATTCGCGGAGAACGTGAATGCTCTGCAGTCGTCGCTGGACGGATCCAAGTTGCTATTGAACCAGAAGGGCCAGCTTTCCATCGTGCCCTCGGCGGCCCCTCCTGCCCCGGGCACGGGCGCGATCGACCTCAGCGGATTGAAAGCCAAGATCGACCCTCGCGCCGAATGGCGGGCGATGTACCATGAAGTGTGGGCGGGCGAGCGGATGCTCCTATACGACCCCAATCTGCACGGCATCGACTCGGTGATGATGGAGAAACGGTACGAGCCGTTCCTGGATAACCTGGCGACACGCGACGACCTGAACTACCTGTTCACCGACATGCTGGGCGAGCTGTGCGTCGGACACATGTTCATCCGTGGCGGCGACCGGCCGGTTCAGAAGAGCGTGGCGGGTGGTCTCCTGGGGGCGGATTACACGTTTGAGAACGGCCGGTACCGGCTGGCGCGCATCTACGATGGCGAGCGGTGGAACCCGAGTCTAACCGCACCCTTGGCCCAGCCGGGCGTCGATGCCAAAACCGGCGAATACCTGCTCGCGATCGACGGCAAGGAACTTAGCGACGCAATGGACATCTACCTCCAGCTCGAAGGCAAAGCGGGCAAGCAGGTCAAGATCAAGCTGGGGCCGACGCCGGACGGCGTGGGTTCGCGCGAGGTCACGGTCGTGCCTGTCGCCAATGAGTTTGGCCTGCGGTTCCGTGCCTGGGCCGAGGATAATCGGCGCGAGGTGGAGAAGGCAACGGCGGGCAAGATCGGCTACGTGCACGTGCCCGACACCGGCGGGGGCGGCTTCGAGGCGTTCCTACGCTACTTCTACGCGCAGACGCAGAAGCAGGGCCTCATCGTCGATGACCGATTCAACCACGGCGGGCTCGTCAACGACTTCATGGTCAACGAAATGCAGAAGCCCTTGGACTTCATCGATAAGGCCCGTTACGGCGCGCGGATGCACGACCCGAGCGCGGCGATCTACGGTCCGAAAGTGATGCTGGTGAACGAGATGGCGGGCTCGGGCGGCGATATCTTCCCATACATCTTCAAGCTCCACAAGGTCGGCAAGCTGGTCGGGCGACGCACCTGGGGTGCGATGATCTCGGCGTACGGTTTTCCACTTTTGGACGGTGGAAGCGTGACGGCCCCCGACGACGCGATGATGCTGGCGACGACTGGCGATTGGGTGATCGAAAACGAAGGCACTCCGCCGGATATCGAGGTCGAACTCGACCCATATTTGTGGCGTCAGGGTCGCGACGCTCAGCTCGAGGCGGCTATCGCCGAGGTACTGAAGCAGTTGGCCAACACCAGAGTGCCGAACCCACCGCTGGCGAACTTCCCAGACAAGTCTCAACTGCCCCCTAAACCAGGGAAGAAGCAAGGCGGACGGTAG
- a CDS encoding DEAD/DEAH box helicase encodes MHSRDAVAKILLRPYQAKAMGQIFACRDRGLKRVLAVLPTGTGKTTLFSALIGEIYRESKASTLVLAHRRELLEQAANRIHLQNPKLSVDIEGNLKNRPEKQNVLVGSVQSLGRENTTRLGEWKPGCLIIDEAHHAPADSYQNVMRSVGAYDGGCFTVGVTATPHRMDNRPLHGEEEAIFEEVAFTYTLREAIADGWLADLKGFRVATGVDLSRVRIVHGDYSSKQLQEAVNTESRNRTAFENWVNIAKERKTIVFCTGVEHAKSVAELFRLEGFTAESVDGSMKLDERSKIMSRFATGRIQILTNVEIATEGFDVPDVGCVLLLRPTKSWALFCQMIGRGLRVLPNTIEGLPDADARRDRISRSDKSDCIVIDVVDNGKKLSGPKPEKEDEAPSLSAVVGLPPDFDLEGHSLLEAMQKWDQLDPRAQAMMFRRNVNFDELDNSLTAVDLIAELTPPDEIIGVSRNAWMKVGDGRYLLACGSSRLEGHRMAAIEEDALSFYHLVLTSASREPMEFELGRDLQDAFHVADRRIKDIWPFTNGLTLANTRWRNNAVTQDQKDELRRMGVEETVLAMLDTAGQAWTLMELKKRELSRN; translated from the coding sequence ATGCATTCCCGCGACGCCGTGGCCAAGATCCTTTTGCGCCCCTACCAGGCCAAGGCCATGGGGCAGATCTTTGCCTGTCGCGATCGCGGACTCAAGCGCGTGCTCGCCGTCCTGCCCACTGGCACCGGAAAAACCACCCTCTTTAGCGCGCTGATTGGCGAAATCTACCGTGAGAGCAAAGCCTCTACGCTCGTGCTGGCCCACCGCCGCGAATTGCTAGAGCAGGCCGCTAACCGCATCCATCTTCAGAACCCCAAGCTGAGCGTGGACATCGAAGGCAACCTGAAGAACCGACCGGAAAAGCAGAACGTACTCGTCGGCTCGGTGCAGTCGCTGGGTCGCGAGAACACGACCCGTCTGGGCGAATGGAAGCCGGGTTGCCTCATCATCGACGAGGCTCACCATGCCCCCGCCGACAGCTACCAAAACGTCATGCGCTCGGTCGGCGCGTACGATGGCGGATGCTTCACCGTCGGCGTGACCGCCACCCCGCACCGCATGGACAACCGTCCGCTCCACGGCGAGGAGGAGGCGATTTTCGAAGAGGTGGCGTTCACATACACCCTGCGTGAGGCCATCGCCGACGGGTGGCTGGCCGACCTAAAGGGCTTCCGTGTGGCAACCGGCGTGGACCTTAGCAGGGTCCGCATCGTCCATGGCGACTACAGTTCGAAACAGCTTCAGGAAGCGGTCAACACCGAGAGCCGAAACCGAACCGCTTTCGAGAATTGGGTCAATATCGCCAAGGAGCGCAAGACTATCGTCTTCTGCACCGGCGTCGAGCACGCCAAGTCGGTAGCCGAGCTTTTCCGCCTCGAAGGCTTCACCGCCGAGTCGGTTGATGGCTCGATGAAGCTGGACGAGCGGTCGAAGATCATGAGCCGCTTCGCCACGGGGCGAATCCAAATCCTCACCAACGTCGAGATCGCCACCGAAGGGTTCGACGTGCCGGACGTCGGATGCGTGCTCCTGCTCCGTCCCACCAAAAGCTGGGCGCTCTTCTGTCAGATGATTGGGCGCGGCCTGCGCGTGTTGCCCAACACCATCGAAGGTCTGCCCGATGCCGACGCTCGCCGCGATCGTATTTCGCGATCGGATAAGTCCGACTGCATCGTCATCGACGTGGTCGATAACGGCAAAAAGCTCTCGGGTCCCAAGCCGGAAAAGGAAGATGAAGCTCCATCTCTGAGCGCCGTCGTTGGCCTGCCGCCCGACTTTGACCTCGAGGGCCACTCGCTGCTAGAGGCGATGCAGAAGTGGGATCAGCTCGACCCGCGCGCCCAAGCGATGATGTTCCGCCGCAACGTCAACTTCGACGAACTGGACAATTCGCTAACCGCGGTTGACCTCATCGCCGAACTCACCCCGCCGGACGAGATCATCGGCGTCAGCCGAAACGCATGGATGAAGGTCGGCGACGGCCGCTACCTGCTGGCGTGCGGGTCATCGCGGCTGGAGGGCCACCGCATGGCCGCCATCGAAGAAGACGCACTGAGCTTCTACCACCTGGTGCTCACCTCGGCCTCCCGCGAGCCGATGGAGTTCGAGCTTGGCCGCGACCTGCAGGATGCCTTTCACGTTGCCGACCGACGCATCAAGGACATTTGGCCGTTCACCAACGGTCTCACGCTGGCCAACACGCGCTGGCGAAACAATGCCGTGACCCAGGACCAGAAAGATGAACTGCGAAGGATGGGGGTGGAAGAAACAGTCCTCGCGATGCTGGACACCGCCGGTCAGGCCTGGACCCTCATGGAACTTAAGAAGAGGGAACTGTCCCGAAACTGA